In the genome of Pseudobacteriovorax antillogorgiicola, the window TGATCTCTGGCAACTAGCCAAGATCCCATGAGAAAAACAAGTGTCGCGAAGCCTAAATATCTCATGCCAAAAAATTCCTTTCTGTTTTGTAGGGTTAGCATACATAAGCTAAAACCGCCTGAGATAGTACAATATTTTGCTAGAAAAGCCTAAATCTAAGACAAGACCCTCACTAGACTTTTTCTTTCTATTTAAGTTTTTGCCAAATCTTGCCGATCAATAGGGTAGCACGTTATAAGTTTAGAGGGGATGCTATGAAAAAGGTGTTATTGGTCTATGACCAGCAAATTTCAGCCCAAAGCCATTGTCGAAGCCTTTACTACAAAGGAATCTACCCATTGGTCAGCAACGACGTCCAGGAAGCTTACGAGCTTGCTTGTTACAATCGTTTCGACCTTATCATTGTAGACTTTTTAGATGACCTTGACAAAATCCAAGAGACTCTAACAAAGCTTGCAAATGTGAAACGATCTGCGAAGATCATCGTCACAACATCTGCTCATTCATTGGATCTGAGTGAACACTTAAGAGCCTTAGGTGCCGACCAAGTTCTGCTTCAGTCGAGCCACCCCAGGGAGTTCTTAGATAGCCTCAGTTCAGATCTAGAGGTGTGCCCCCACACTACGTGGGTATCTGGCGAGTTCTGTTGGAATTAGTCGACGACTGAAACTGAGTCAGCCGAGAATGCCGTTTAGAGAAAGCACTCTCAGTACTCCCTACGTCCCACCGGGTCGTGGGGCTATCCTCCTTCACTCCAGCTTGCTGCTCGAACCATCCCCATCGCAAGCTGGCTCCTCCACAACCCTATCGCGGTTGTATAATCGTTTCTAATTCCTTGTAGAATCGGTCAGCAAGCGCTCGGTCAGAGTAGGCAGAACCCCGTTCGACTTGCGCCTGGCGAATCAAAGAAGCGTTACTTCGAATGCTAGAAAGCGCTCTCTGTATGCAAACACCCATGGCTTTGCTATCTCCTTCTGGAAAGCAGTAGGCATCATCGATTAGGTGAGGGATGTGACCCGAATCAGACCCAATCACAAGACAGCCACAGGCTTGAGCCTCGACAATGACTCGCCCAAACTGTTCCTTCCAATGAGATTTCGTACGGCTTGGAACCAGGAGGACATCAGCAAAGTTTAAAAGAGCCCCCATATCGCCATGCGCCAAGAATCCTAGATAGTGGACCCACTCGTGGTCCTGGTTAAACTTTTTAATAGCGCTCTGCACTTCAGCTTCTAGCTCGCCTTTTCCGATGAACAAGAAGTCAACCTGCCCCTGAAGCTCGCCCTGTAAATCCCGCAGACAGGCTAAGATATCAAGGACCCCCTTTTGCTCTACTAAGGCCCCCACGTAGGCGATTTTGATTGTATCTTGGCGAATCCTTGCAGGAATGGTGCTAGATAACTGTCGACAAGCCTCCCCTTTGCTTAACGGCTGAAATTTATCGCTATCAAACCAAAGTGGAAAATCGAATGTCTTACCTTTATAGCCTTGCGCACGAATCACGTCTTCCTGCTCAGGGCCTAATATCGCAACTGCGGAAGAGCGTTTGAACATGATCATTTGAATCCATTGCAGTGGCTTGGGGAAATCCTTCTTGATGTTCTGCAGGCTAAATAAAATTAGGTGAAACTTCTTCCCATATAACAATCTAGCCTTAAGCCAGACGACAAAGGCTGTAATCGAGTAAGGTTCTGCTAGGCAAAAAATCACCTTCGTGTGATCCCTGTTAAAGAAGTCTTGGAAAGCTCGATGCAGGCGACGAAACAGTACTGCTTGCGTGTGATAGACCTTCGACCTAAGGGAAAAGGATTTCACCCGAGGCTTGTTATCAAACGGCTCACAAGGAATGTTTTGAAAGCCCAGTTCGGTAAATGTCTCAGGCGCGACTAGGCCGAGTTCCAAACTAGGCTTCTGGGCAAGTTGGTAGAAAAAACTGCGATAGGTTTTCACAACTAGGCTCTGCCAAATCACCATTAATTGAATCTTAGAACTAGACCTTTGCGTATTAGAGGAATCCAACTTTTGAGTGCTCCTGTGGATCGTTTCCTGACCACGTTTTGATATCAGACTTACGCCAGAGGCGCAATCGAGGAGCACAGTGGGTTGATCAAGTCAGAAGAACATAGCGCTAACTTTAGGATTTGTCTAACATGCCAACTATGCTATACCCGCTCTCCAGACCCTATTTTGTCCTACGTCCCAGGAACCACTACATGAGACCATTTAAACCCTATATACCTGATAATACTCCACCTTTTCCAGATATTTCGGCAGATAACGCGATCGACATTGAAATCGGCTGTGGGGTAGGACTGCACCCCATCCTCTACTGCCAAGGGAACCCTAATCGCCAACTCATTGCGATCGAACACACTCGTGAGAAATTTGATAAGTTCGCCAGGCGGGCGGCACAGCACAAGCTCCCCAACCTGTATCCGATTCACGCCAACGCAATTTCTTTTATTGGCAAATATGGGCGCAAAGAAAGTGTTGATCGCTTTCTGCTCATGTATCCCAATCCAAACCCAAAGCCGTCGCAATTAAACAAGCGCTGGCATGGAATGCCCTTCATGGGCTTCCTTTGGAACTGTCTCAAACCGGGCGGTAGCATCACCATTGTCACCAATGAATCCTGGTATAAGGAAGAGGCTTTGGAGCACTTCGAGCGAGTTTGGAACTTTCCAGTGCCAAACGTGAAGGCAATCAGCCTTGACTCACACCCGGACTGGCGAAGCCGCACTCACTTTGAAGCCAAGTATCTCAAACGAGGGGAAACCTGTTACGACATCTGTCTTCACAAGCCTCTTGCCTAGTATTCTATAGCTGATCGGATTTTAGGACTTGGATAAACTCCTGGACTGCTGTCGAAGCCGGCCCCACAAAATGTCGATTGAAGCTATGGCTAATGGCAGTCGCATCTGTATTGATCTCTATTTTCGGGACTTTTGGTTCCAGTGCCCTCACAAAACCAGCGGCAGGATAAACCTGCCCGGAGGTACCAATAGAAACAAATAGGTCACACCGAGCTAAAATATCTTGAATTTGATCGAGATAGTAAGGAATCTCTCCAAACCAGACAATATCAGGCCGCAATGTTCCCGTTTTTTGGCAACAAGTGCACACTGTCTTCTCATCAAAATCTGTACTTATTTCCAGACTCCTCCCTGAACTCCGGCACTTAGCCTTCATGAGCTCACCATGCATATGCCAAACTCGGCTCGATCCAGCTCGCTCATGGAGGTTATCAACATTTTGGGTAATAATGGTTACTTGTGTATCAGCTTCCAAGTCGGCAAGTGCCACGTGAGCTGCGTTGGGCTCGATCGCTGGATCTAGCAGTTGTCTGCGTCGTTGATTGTAAAAATCATAGACAAGGCTTGGGTTGGCAGCAAAGCCTTCAGGGCTAGCAACTTCCTCAATGGGATGATTTTCCCAAAGGCCGTCGGCATCGCGGAATGTCTTGATACCAGACTCCGCCGAGATTCCCGCCCCCGTTAAAACTACTATATTATGATACATCGATTCCTCTCGGGTCTAAGTGATTCATTTTGAAATCAAAATCATCGTATTTTGCGCCTATACTCAAAATCAAGATCTTTTCTTAATCTTGGCAATGATTCCTGCAAAGCACAGGATATCTAAGGTTTTTCTTGATTTATCCGATTCGAAAAGAGACTTCACCGACTTTTGGAATGGCTATGGCTCCTGCGCTGCCCATTGTTGCAAAATTGCTCATGATCAGCATGGCACTTAGCGTCATGTCTTGCCGCATGAATACAAATCTCGCCCGCAAAGGCACTCTTGACCTCAGTCATGTTTCTCGGGATAAATTTCGATCCCTTCCACTTGTTGGGGAGTGGCAATTTCAAATTCGTAACGACCCGAACAACACTGTTTTTCTATCTTGGCCCAAGACTTGGCCCGAAAACTACGGCTACGGCAAGTACACCTTACGTGTCACCCTACCAGCCTTGCATGCTAACGAAACCGTTGGCCTCCACTTTCCTCTTCAAATCTCTGCAGTTCGATATGAAGTTAACGGGCGAATAGTGGCTGCCTTTGGCACGCCTGGCACAAGCGTCGAGACCGAAATCCCAGGTCGGAATGCCAAGTTTGTCTCGATACCATATTCCCCAAACCTAGAAATATCTGCCTATGTTTCGAGCTACCACCACGCCCGTGGAGGCACCATACGCCCCATCCTGATTGGGCACGAGCAAGCTCTCGCTGAAGATCGCTTTAGCTCCCAAACCATGGATGCACTTCTTACATTTACGCCTATAGGCTTTTTTCTTTTCTACTTAGGACGGTGGTTTCTCAGTCGAACACCTATTGATTTGAGTCTAACGGTCGCCTCCCT includes:
- a CDS encoding response regulator, encoding MKKVLLVYDQQISAQSHCRSLYYKGIYPLVSNDVQEAYELACYNRFDLIIVDFLDDLDKIQETLTKLANVKRSAKIIVTTSAHSLDLSEHLRALGADQVLLQSSHPREFLDSLSSDLEVCPHTTWVSGEFCWN
- a CDS encoding glycosyltransferase family 4 protein, with product MDSSNTQRSSSKIQLMVIWQSLVVKTYRSFFYQLAQKPSLELGLVAPETFTELGFQNIPCEPFDNKPRVKSFSLRSKVYHTQAVLFRRLHRAFQDFFNRDHTKVIFCLAEPYSITAFVVWLKARLLYGKKFHLILFSLQNIKKDFPKPLQWIQMIMFKRSSAVAILGPEQEDVIRAQGYKGKTFDFPLWFDSDKFQPLSKGEACRQLSSTIPARIRQDTIKIAYVGALVEQKGVLDILACLRDLQGELQGQVDFLFIGKGELEAEVQSAIKKFNQDHEWVHYLGFLAHGDMGALLNFADVLLVPSRTKSHWKEQFGRVIVEAQACGCLVIGSDSGHIPHLIDDAYCFPEGDSKAMGVCIQRALSSIRSNASLIRQAQVERGSAYSDRALADRFYKELETIIQPR
- a CDS encoding SAM-dependent methyltransferase; amino-acid sequence: MRPFKPYIPDNTPPFPDISADNAIDIEIGCGVGLHPILYCQGNPNRQLIAIEHTREKFDKFARRAAQHKLPNLYPIHANAISFIGKYGRKESVDRFLLMYPNPNPKPSQLNKRWHGMPFMGFLWNCLKPGGSITIVTNESWYKEEALEHFERVWNFPVPNVKAISLDSHPDWRSRTHFEAKYLKRGETCYDICLHKPLA
- a CDS encoding NAD-dependent deacylase; its protein translation is MYHNIVVLTGAGISAESGIKTFRDADGLWENHPIEEVASPEGFAANPSLVYDFYNQRRRQLLDPAIEPNAAHVALADLEADTQVTIITQNVDNLHERAGSSRVWHMHGELMKAKCRSSGRSLEISTDFDEKTVCTCCQKTGTLRPDIVWFGEIPYYLDQIQDILARCDLFVSIGTSGQVYPAAGFVRALEPKVPKIEINTDATAISHSFNRHFVGPASTAVQEFIQVLKSDQL